The genomic interval GCTCGCGGAGCGGTACTTCGACGAGGACGCGGAGTGGGAGCGGACCTACGACAACCTCCTCGAACACCACAAGTAAGCCGTCCGTCTCGGGTCTGCCGGCCGCATCGACGGACCCGAAACCCGGTTACTGATTCGGAACATATTTTTTCACCCACGGTAAATAATCGTTCATGAGTGTCGAGTCTACGGAGCGTCGTATCCTGTCCGTCCTCGAAGAGGACGCGCAGGCATCATACGCCGAGATAGCGGACCGGGCCGAAGTCTCGAAACCCACCGTCCGCAAGTACATCAAGAAACTCGAAGAGGAGGGGGTCATCGTCGGCTACTCCGCCGACATCGACCCCAAGAAGCTCTCGGGGCAGTCGATAGCCATGGTCGGTATCGACGTGGCCAGCGAGCGCTACGTCGAGGCGACCCGCCGGCTCTCGGACATCGACGCCGTCGAATCGCTGTACACCTCCAGTGGCGACCACATGCTGATGGCCGAGGTGCGCGCGACCGACGGGAACTCGCTGGCCGCCGTCATCGAAGACGAGATCCTCGAACTCGACGGCGTGACCGCGGCGCACCCGTCGTTCCTGCAGGAACGACTGAAATAACGGGTTTTTAGACGCTCCGGAGCGGAGGGGGCCTATGCCGTCTCGGTTGGTTGTGGGCGCCGGTTCGACTGCGAGAGCGATACTCGACGGGATCAGCGGCGACCACGACCGGCTCCACGTGCTGACTGCGGACGAACACCGGGCCGAAACGCTTCGCGAGGACGGGATCTCGGTCACCGTCACGGAGACGTACCGGGACGCGATGGCCGACCTCGCCGTCGAACCGGCGACGGTCGTCGTCGCGACCGCCGAGCCAGCGGCGAACGTGACCGCCGCCGAGGTGGCGAGCGCCGCCTTCCCCGACGCCTATCTCCTGTGTTACGCCGGCTACGACGCCACGGAAGCCCAGCTGCTAC from Halomicroarcula saliterrae carries:
- the lrpA1 gene encoding HTH-type transcriptional regulator LrpA1 yields the protein MSVESTERRILSVLEEDAQASYAEIADRAEVSKPTVRKYIKKLEEEGVIVGYSADIDPKKLSGQSIAMVGIDVASERYVEATRRLSDIDAVESLYTSSGDHMLMAEVRATDGNSLAAVIEDEILELDGVTAAHPSFLQERLK